The DNA segment GCAGTGATGCTCCCGGCCGCAACCAGGTGGTTGTCCTTAATCAGCACCCCGTCAAACAGGCCAAAACGATGGTTGGTGCCGCCGCCCAGCCGGACGGCATATTTTTCCAGGACCCGCCAACCTGGCGTGGTCTTGCGGGTATCGACCAGTTGCACCGGATAGGGCTGCACGGCCTCGACAAAGCGACGAGTTTGAGTGGCAATACCGGACAGCCGCATGAGGAAATTGAGGGCCACCCGCTCGCCGCTAAGGAGCAAACCGGCCGGTCCAGTTACTATAGCCAGTATAGTACCCGGGGGTACCTGGTCGCCCTCATGAACCTGCTCATGGAAGCTGATCGCCGCATCGAGGCGGTGAAATACTGCGGCGGCCACCGGCAGGCCGGCCACGAATAACTCCTCTTTGGCCCGCATATGGGCCTCGGCCTGAAGTTGCGGGTCAATGGTGGCCTGGGTGGTCAGATCGCCCGGCCCCAGATCTTCTTCCAGGGCCAAGTCAATGAGACGTTGGACCGCAAAAGGCAGGGGGGTTAGGCTCATGGGTAACATGTCAATAGAGTTATTTAAATGTCTTAAAAATAATCAAAGGGCCGCAACAATGTCTGGGTTTGCTAGCTATTCAGCCGGGCGCATTCTTTCCGGGCTGGAGGGGGGCTTCTCTGGCCAGCAATCCTAATACTCCCAGGGAGTGCAGGCTTATGTAGCCGCATTGTTTACAAATTATCACCACCGCCGGGACGGAAACTCCCTCGCTGACTGGACCATTTAATTCGATCTGCAGAGTTGGATTGAAAAAGCCATCTAGAATGATAAAAGATTTGTTGCCGCAACGGGGGCAGGGAAGATTAGCTCGGCGATCGGCGAGAGCCTTGATAATTTTATCTTTCAGTTCTTTGGATAATTCTTGCATATCTGGTTCTAGAAACCGCGATTGGCCTGGTTCCCTAATACTGCTGGGCAAGGGTCACCCCTGATTCGCTAAACTGGGACCAGAAAATGGCGAAGGCCACCAACTTGGCCCTACGGAGCCGCAGATTCCTGACAGTCCGCGCGCCACAGACAATCATATACCTGGCAGTCGTTGATCCTTTTAAAACAGGGATCGTTTCCCTCTTTTACCTGAATCACCCGAATCAGGTCGTCCTTTCTAAACCGGGAATAGTTCTTGACGCCAAGGTGGCGGGCCATTTCCCTGATGTTTTTTAAGTTCATTACTCCACTCCAGAAATTAAGTGGTCGGAAGAAGAATGGTATTTTAACACTTAAGGCAAAAACCCGTTATAGCGACAGGGCCGCAGGCCAAGATAGGCAGATATCCCTGATCAAGCCATCAACTCCCGGATCTTCTCCCGGTGGCTGCGGAGTTTGGCCAGTTTTTCGCTCCACACATGGACTTTCTCTTTTTCCCGCTCCACCACCTCCTCCGGGGCTTTGGCCAGGAAGTCCTCATTGGCCAGCTTCTTCTGGGCATTGGTCAAATCTTTGCTCAATTTCTCCATTTCCTTGGCCAGGCGGCGGTCTTCTTCGGAGAAGTCGAGGATTCCGCTAAGCGGCAGGTAAATTTCCACCGTGTCCACCACGGCTTTGGCCGCGGCCCGAGGGGGCTGGCCGGTAAATTCGATATTGAGCTCCCCCACTCGGGCTAAAACCCTTAGGAAATGGCGGTGGGTCCTTAAAATCCGTAATGAAGAAGGGTGGGGGGTAAATAAATCAACCTTGACCCGGGTCGTCAGGGGCACATTCATCTCGGCCCGGATATTGCGGATAGCGGTAACCACCTCCATTACCAATCCCATTTCGGCCTCGGCATCGGGATTAATCAGCTCCGGATGGCTCTGGGGAAAAGGTGCCACCATGATACTGCCCTCGACCCCCGGAAGCTTATGCCAGACCTCTTCGGTAATAAAAGGCATAAAGGGATGCAGTAATCGAAGGATAGTCCCCAAGACCTGTGTTAAGACCCGCTGGGTATGGCGGCGCGCCGCGGTTTCGGCGCTTTCATAAAGGGCGGGTTTGATAAATTCGAGATACCAGTCGCAGAATTCGTGCCAGGTAAACTGATAGACCAGATGGGCGGCATGGTCGAATTTATAACTATCCAGCGCCTCGCCAACTCCCTGGGTGAGACGCTGCAGGCGGCTGATAATCCAGCTCTCCACCGTCGTCAGCGGTTGGGTGTCTTGATGGGCGGCTTCGGGATCATAGCCTTCCAGATTCATCAGGGTAAAGCGGCTGGCATTCCAGACCTTGTTGACAAAATTGCGGTAGCCGATAATCCGCTCCTCAGACAATAAGACATCCCGCCCCATGGCGGCAAATGCGGCCAGGGAAAAGCGGAAGGCATCGGTGCCATATTTATCCATGATTTCCAGGGGATCAATGATGTTACCCTTGGATTTACTCATCTTCTGGCCTTCCGCATCCCGCACCAGGGCATGAATATAGACCTCCCGAAACGGCACCTCATGCATGAAATGCAGGCCCATCATCATCATCCGGGCCACCCAGAAAAAAAGGATGTCAAAGGCAGTGACGAGCACGCTGGTAGGATAAAAGAGCTTCAATTCCGGGGTTTGTTGAGGCCAACCGAGAGTGGAAAAAGGCCACAGCGCCGAAGAAAACCAGGTATCCAGGACATCGGTTTCGGGCACCAACTCCGTTTTCTGGCAGTGGGGGCAAGAACTGGGAGTTTCCCGGGCCACGATTAATTGCTGGCAGTTGCTGCAGGTCCAGGCGGGAATGCGATGACCCCACCAGATCTGCCGGGAAATGCACCAGTCCCGAATATTGGACATCCATTCAAAATAGGTTTTCTCCCACATCTGGGGAATGATTTTAATGCGGCCGGCCTGGACCGCGGCCACTGCCTCGGCAGCCAAGGGTTTGACCGCGACAAACCATTGCTTCGAGAACATGGGCTCGACCACGGCCCCGCAACGATAACAATGGCCCACGCTATGGCTATATTTTTCAATCTTTTCCAACAGGCCGTCAGCCTTCAGGTCTTTAACGATCTTCTCCCGGCAGGCAAACCGATCCATTCCCTCATATTTGCCCGCGGCTTCGGTCATCCGGCCCCGTTCATTAATCACCTGGATAGCCGGCAGTTGATGGCGTCGGGCAATTTCAAAGTCATTCAGATCATGGGCAGGAGTCACCTTCAAGGCCCCGGTGCCGAATTCGGTCGTTACATAACTATCAGTAATCAAAGGAATCTTGCGAGCCAGGATGGGTAAGGTCAGGGTAGCCCCATGGTACTTTTGATAGCGGGGATCATCCGGGTTCACCGCTACCGCGGTATCGCCCAGCATGGTCTCGGGGCGGGTGGTAGCAACGGTCAGATGCCCTTCTTTCC comes from the Deltaproteobacteria bacterium genome and includes:
- the nadC gene encoding carboxylating nicotinate-nucleotide diphosphorylase, with translation MSLTPLPFAVQRLIDLALEEDLGPGDLTTQATIDPQLQAEAHMRAKEELFVAGLPVAAAVFHRLDAAISFHEQVHEGDQVPPGTILAIVTGPAGLLLSGERVALNFLMRLSGIATQTRRFVEAVQPYPVQLVDTRKTTPGWRVLEKYAVRLGGGTNHRFGLFDGVLIKDNHLVAAGSITAAVRRARRSVPHTLKIEVEVADLAGLEEAITAGADMVLLDNMDDATLAQAVKKTQDWVLLEASGGITLERLPQVAAAGVNLISVGALTHSARSVDISMKLVRTWM
- a CDS encoding Rho termination factor N-terminal domain-containing protein translates to MNLKNIREMARHLGVKNYSRFRKDDLIRVIQVKEGNDPCFKRINDCQVYDCLWRADCQESAAP
- a CDS encoding valine--tRNA ligase; this encodes MAELLDKVYHPEQIESRWYKYWEESGLFRAEAESQRPPYSIVIPPPNITGSLHMGHALNNTLQDILIRFKRMQGYNVLWMPGTDHAGIATQNVVEKMLAAEGQDRYTLGREAFVARVWKWKTESGGRIISQLKRLGCSCDWSRERFTMDEGLSAAVREVFVRLYEEGLIYKGDYIINWCPRCQTALADLEVEHETKEGHLYYIKYPLAGKEGHLTVATTRPETMLGDTAVAVNPDDPRYQKYHGATLTLPILARKIPLITDSYVTTEFGTGALKVTPAHDLNDFEIARRHQLPAIQVINERGRMTEAAGKYEGMDRFACREKIVKDLKADGLLEKIEKYSHSVGHCYRCGAVVEPMFSKQWFVAVKPLAAEAVAAVQAGRIKIIPQMWEKTYFEWMSNIRDWCISRQIWWGHRIPAWTCSNCQQLIVARETPSSCPHCQKTELVPETDVLDTWFSSALWPFSTLGWPQQTPELKLFYPTSVLVTAFDILFFWVARMMMMGLHFMHEVPFREVYIHALVRDAEGQKMSKSKGNIIDPLEIMDKYGTDAFRFSLAAFAAMGRDVLLSEERIIGYRNFVNKVWNASRFTLMNLEGYDPEAAHQDTQPLTTVESWIISRLQRLTQGVGEALDSYKFDHAAHLVYQFTWHEFCDWYLEFIKPALYESAETAARRHTQRVLTQVLGTILRLLHPFMPFITEEVWHKLPGVEGSIMVAPFPQSHPELINPDAEAEMGLVMEVVTAIRNIRAEMNVPLTTRVKVDLFTPHPSSLRILRTHRHFLRVLARVGELNIEFTGQPPRAAAKAVVDTVEIYLPLSGILDFSEEDRRLAKEMEKLSKDLTNAQKKLANEDFLAKAPEEVVEREKEKVHVWSEKLAKLRSHREKIRELMA